TCTTAACTTGAGTAGGAACAAAACCCAGTATTTGTTGTCCTCAGTTAAGGAGTAGTGCAATTGTTCTTATTTTGGCATTCTGGCAGTTCCCTTTAGATATAGCTGCTATACATAGTATAACATTTGACTTATTAACTTGCTGAAATTTATACAAGAATATGTGTTACTTAACTCGCTATGTGCGTTTTTATATACTTATAAAATCTGAAAAGTTTCAATAAACTACTCTATCTTTACAAAACATTGCTTTGACAACCGCTATCTTTGCAGCTATCCAAATACAAATCTATTAATTTGATATTGAATGCGATAATAACTTGATATTAAATGTACAAAATTATGCAATTAGCTTTCTTGTCAAAAAAACTTTATTTGAACAATATTTGAGTTTCCAAATAAGCAGTTACTAAGCATATCAGGAAAAATTTACGTGTTTTGAAGATTCTCTACAAAACTTGAGTATTCTACTGTGTAGCTCAACAGTTTGTCTTCTTGAAATGTATAAAATTGCCGAGTATTTTACTATTTTTGATTACGTAGATAGATTTAGTAATGTTTGTACTCATTATTTGTTCGGAGTATTAAGACTAAGTACAAAGATGGTTTGGATACTTTTTTTACTTTTCTCTCAGCATAATCATGATTGACAAAAGCGATATTTTTTGAAAACATTCATTACATATTTTGAAAAACTTATTATGATAGAATAACTTTCTTTCAATTAAGTGACTACAGCGTAAAATATAACTTTAGCTAGAGGTCTTTTTTATATGTGTCGTTTGAAAATCTTAGTGGTCGAGTATGAAAAAAAAAAGGCATTAGATATAAAAAAATTATTGCAAAACTTAGGTCACTTTGTTTCCGAAATAACTGAAGATGAAGAGGGTGCAGTAAAAAAAATGGAAGAAATTAATCCAAATTTAGTATTATTTAATATTTCTTTATCCGGAAAAAAAGACGACGTTAAATTGGCTGATGTTATTATGAATGATTATCAAGTTCCAGTTTTATATTTAACCGAAAGATATTCGATAATAAAAAAAATAGAAAGAAAACTAACAGAATCTTTGAACTATATTAATGAACCAGTAGCCGAACAAGACCTACAGATTGCTATAGAAATGGCAGTTGACAAGCATCAAACGAAAAAACAATTTCAGGAACAACAGCAAAACTTTATGGCAATTCTTAAAAGTATGGGTTGTGCAGTCATGCTCACAGATACTTGTGGTTGTATTCATCTAATGAACCCAATAGCAGAAGAACTAACAGGATGGACACAAGAAGAAGCGGTGACTAAAAATTTAGCAGAAATATTAAGTTTAGTTGATAAAGATACAGGTATTTTGCGCAAGGATTTAGCTACACAAGTTATACAGACGGGTGTGGTTTTGAATTTACCAGAAACTTTAACATTGATTGCTAAAGATCATACCGAAATCCAAATTGGGGGAAATATTGCACCCATCCGCGATGATGATGGTAGTCTTATTGGTGCAGTTGTCGTTTTTCAAGACATAACTCAACGCAAACAAACAGAAGCACAACTTGTACGGAATGCTTTTTATGATGCGTTAACAGGACTACCGAATAGAGTTTTATTTTTGGAAAGACTAAGCCAAGTATTTGAGCGTCGAAAAAGACGGAACAATGAGAACTATGCTGTCTTGTTTTTAGATGTGGATGGCTTTAAGGGAATTAACGATACTTTTGGGCATAGTGCGGGTGATAATTTCTTGATAGAGATTGCTCGACGTTTAGAATCATGCTTACGTAGTGCCGATACTGTAGCGCGATTTGGTGGTGATGAGTTTGCTATTCTCATCGAAGATATTAAAGATCTTTCTGATACAATAAATGTTGCTCAGCGTATTCAAGAAGCTTTAAAATTACCAATTTACATAGAAGAATATAAAATCTCAATTTCAGCTAGCATTGGTATTGCTCTAAGCTGTTCTAATTATGAACAGCCAGAAAGCTTACTACGGGATGCTGATATGGCAATGTACGATGCAAAGCAACAGGGAAAAGCTCGTTATGTTGTATTTAATTCTCAGAACTTATACCAGATGAATAGACGCAAAAAATAATTAGTACGAATATGTAACTGCTCGTGATTATGCAGTGATAGAAAAAATCAATCTTGGTATTTGTAAAAATAGGAATATGATCTATTTTTAGTTAATATTGACAATTTGATAGATTGGGGCGATGTTTGTCGTATCATAATCAAAAATAAGAAATTCTGTTATGGAAAAAACAGAAAAACAGAAAATGCTGGCAGGCGAATTGTATCTTGCTTCCGATTCAGAATTGATTGCTGGAAGAAACTTTGCACTTAGTCTACTGAGAAAGTATAACTCTACAACCGAAGAACAATTGGAGGAGCGATTGCGCGGAGCGCACGCTTTGCGAACGCAAATTTTACAAGAATTATTTGGTCAAGTAGGACAAAATATTAATATCATGCCACCATTTCAGTGTGACTATGGTAAAAATATTTATGCAGGCGATCAATTCTATATGAATTTTGGCTGTGTGATTCTAGACTGTAACACAGTTCATATTGGGGACAACGTTTTGTGTGCTCCCTATGTTCAAATTTACACGGCATATCACCCAACAGATCCAGAAATTCGCCTTTCTGGTAAAGAACTCGCTGCGCCAATAACAATTGGTAATAATGTCTGGATTGGTGGCGGTGCAATTATTTGTCCTGGTGTGACAATTGGCGACAATACTACTATTGGTGCTGGTAGTGTTGTTGTCAAAGATATACCTGCAAATGTTGTTGCAGTTGGCAATCCCTGTAGAGTCATTCGACACTTGTAATCTCTTAAATAACAATTGTTTCTAACTGCGCTATCAGATATTATGACAACTAATATGTATAAGTGTATTTAGAGAAGGAGTAGTTTTTTTGGTTACCATCAAAGCTTTGTCAGTGACTGCTGGTGCAGCATTGATATTCTGCGGTACAGCGAAAGTAGCAGCGGCTGCAACCTTTAATGATGTGGCTCGCTACAGTACGACAATCTCCGCTAATAATGACATAGCTGATATATACTATCCCAACCCATCGAACCTGAAAACTGGCAACTACTCCTTTCCTGTTGCACTGTTATTGCAAGGTGCAAATGTCGATAAATCAGATTACTCAGAATATGCCAGTATAGTAGCTCGCTACGGATTTGTAGTGGTTGTACCCAATCACCCAAGATCTCTTCCCCAGTACGGATTCACGGGACTGCTACCAGAAACTTCACAAATTGACGCTGTTCTTGTACAGATGAAAACAGAAAATTCCAATTCTGTTTCGCCTGTTGCTGGTGTTGTTAATACACAAAAACTAGGCTTACTCGGTCACTCCGCAGGAGGTGTAGTCGGGTTATTTGCTATTGCAAATCTCTGCCTTTCCCCTGTTCAATGTGAAGGTTCCTTCAACCGACCAAATGAACTTCTAGCAGGAGCGTTTTTTGGTACAAACCTCCGTGATCAAAATGGAGTGTTCTTTCCTATTAATAATTCAGGAATTCCTGTTGCCTTATTGGAGGGAACTCGTGATAGCAGAGCTCTTCCAATTAACGCTGAAAAAACTTACGAGCAGATCCAGAACCCCCCCAAAGCGTTGATTAGTATTTTGGGTGCTAACCACTATGGCATCACCAATACTAATAACCCTACTGGTCCAATACCAGATCCTAACACACCAACTATCCCTCAAGGTGTAGCAGTGGAAACTGTTGCCCGTTGGAGTGGACTCTTTTTGCGTGCCAGTATTCTTGATGACAAAACTGCTTTTGATTATGTGTATTCCACAGGTGATGCTCTAGATCCAAACGTGAGCGTGATTAGTCAAGCTAAACCTGTTCCTGAATCATCTTATACATGGAGTTTGGTGACACTAAGTGCTACTACTGCTGTGTTGGGACTAAAGAAACTCAAACCACACAGGCACGCAAGACCTAACAGCTGGTAATCACTTATTTGCAAATACTTTTACACCGATTGTATGGGTATTCTAATTCTGGATTGATAGTAAGTCGTGCTCAAGCACTGGGGTTTATCCGTACCCAGTGCTTTTTTGTTATTTCTTTAATTTCATTTACAGCAGTTTTCATATGAATAGACCACAAATCGTAGGGGAGCCAGTGCGTTGGAGAGCCAGCGCTGCAGGAGGGTCTCCCTCCGTAGGCGTCTGGCGTCCGGGTTTCCCGGCTTGTTCGCCTTTGGCGTCTCCCCTTGGGAGATAGCATCTGGCGTTGGGCATTGCTTAGAAAAGCAGATGTGATAGACATTTGAGATATTAGTGAGCAATGCCCACCTTACAGAAAACCGCTGTATACTGTGCTGGGCATTCTAACTCTGAGTAAGAGTTGTTGCCTTCAAGCACTGGAGTATCCTAATTCTCCAGTGTTTTTTTATTTATGTGGGTTTTCATAAATTGAGTTGACCCCTGAACGCGAGATAATATAGTGCAGCACCACTTTGTCAGTTTATGAGCATTATCGTCTTTGGCAGTATCAACATAGATCTGGTTGCAACAGTACCCCGCTTACTAGTTGCAGGTGAAACGTTGCTGGGACACGATTTTTTCAAAGTACCAGGTGGTAAAGGTGCCAATCAAGCAGTCGCATCAGCACGACTAGGAATTCCTACTCACATAGTAGGACGCATAGGTGCAGACAGTTTTGGTACAGAACTTGTCAACAGTCTCCAAGCATCGGGTGTCCAAACAGATGATGTGTTTGTAGATGAAACTGTGAGTTCTGGTGTTGCTATGATCACTGTAGATGTCAAGGGTGAAAATCAAATTATTGTCATTCCTGGTGCGAATGGACGCGTTAATCAGGAAGATGTGGAAAGATTATCACATTTATTACCAACAGCTAGGGTACTGCTTTTACAATTAGAAATTCCTATGCCTGCGGTAGTCGCAGCTGCCAAAGCTGGACGAAAAGCTGGAGTGACAGTTATTCTCGACCCAGCACCAGCGCAGAAGGATATACCAGATGAACTTTACTCTTTGGTAGACATTATCACACCAAATGAGGTGGAAGCAGGAGGACTGGTAGGTTTTTCTGTGGATGGAGAAGAGTCGGCAATTAAGGCAGGGGAAGTTTTACGGCAACGGGGTGTGAAAAATGCCATTGTGAAACTTGGTGCCAAAGGCGTTGTTTGTTCCACTCCAGAAGATAAATTTTTTATACCTGCTTTTCCAGTTGATACGGTTGACACAACTGCTGCGGGAGATGCCTTTAATGGCGGTTTGGCTGCAGCGCTTTGTGAGGGACTTTCTTTGCGTCAAGCGGTGGTTTGGGGTGCAGCCGCTGGTGCTTTGGCTGCAACTAAACTAGGGGCGCAACCTTCGCTTGCAGATAGGATGACGTTTGATGCGTTTTTGCGTCAAAAAGGCCTTGCGTGAAAGAATCCAAAATCCGCTATCTACTTGCCAATATCCTCGTTCCATAACTCAGGTTTCTCTTCAATAAATTCGCTCATCATTTGTTCGCATTCATCAAGATTGAGGTCAATCACTTCCACACCGTGGGATACCATGAATTCTTTAGCACCTGGAAAAGTTTTTGATTCTCCAGCAATAACTTTTTTAATGCCAAATTGTACAACCGCCCCAGCGCACAGATAACATGGCATTAAGGTTGAATAGAGTGTTGTACCCCTATAACTGCCGATTCTACCGGCATTGCGGAGGCAATCGATTTCGGCGTGGGTGACTGGATCGCCGTCTTGCACACGCTTGTTGTGTCCTTTGCCGAGAATCTTGTCATCCTTGACGAGAATGGAACCGATGGGAATTCCGCCTTCTTGTCTGCCTTGTTTTGCTTGTGCGATCGCAGCTTGCATA
This portion of the Brasilonema sennae CENA114 genome encodes:
- a CDS encoding alpha/beta hydrolase family protein, which translates into the protein MVTIKALSVTAGAALIFCGTAKVAAAATFNDVARYSTTISANNDIADIYYPNPSNLKTGNYSFPVALLLQGANVDKSDYSEYASIVARYGFVVVVPNHPRSLPQYGFTGLLPETSQIDAVLVQMKTENSNSVSPVAGVVNTQKLGLLGHSAGGVVGLFAIANLCLSPVQCEGSFNRPNELLAGAFFGTNLRDQNGVFFPINNSGIPVALLEGTRDSRALPINAEKTYEQIQNPPKALISILGANHYGITNTNNPTGPIPDPNTPTIPQGVAVETVARWSGLFLRASILDDKTAFDYVYSTGDALDPNVSVISQAKPVPESSYTWSLVTLSATTAVLGLKKLKPHRHARPNSW
- a CDS encoding nucleoside deaminase, with the protein product MDEFMQAAIAQAKQGRQEGGIPIGSILVKDDKILGKGHNKRVQDGDPVTHAEIDCLRNAGRIGSYRGTTLYSTLMPCYLCAGAVVQFGIKKVIAGESKTFPGAKEFMVSHGVEVIDLNLDECEQMMSEFIEEKPELWNEDIGK
- the rbsK gene encoding ribokinase, producing the protein MSIIVFGSINIDLVATVPRLLVAGETLLGHDFFKVPGGKGANQAVASARLGIPTHIVGRIGADSFGTELVNSLQASGVQTDDVFVDETVSSGVAMITVDVKGENQIIVIPGANGRVNQEDVERLSHLLPTARVLLLQLEIPMPAVVAAAKAGRKAGVTVILDPAPAQKDIPDELYSLVDIITPNEVEAGGLVGFSVDGEESAIKAGEVLRQRGVKNAIVKLGAKGVVCSTPEDKFFIPAFPVDTVDTTAAGDAFNGGLAAALCEGLSLRQAVVWGAAAGALAATKLGAQPSLADRMTFDAFLRQKGLA
- a CDS encoding sugar O-acetyltransferase; translation: MEKTEKQKMLAGELYLASDSELIAGRNFALSLLRKYNSTTEEQLEERLRGAHALRTQILQELFGQVGQNINIMPPFQCDYGKNIYAGDQFYMNFGCVILDCNTVHIGDNVLCAPYVQIYTAYHPTDPEIRLSGKELAAPITIGNNVWIGGGAIICPGVTIGDNTTIGAGSVVVKDIPANVVAVGNPCRVIRHL
- a CDS encoding diguanylate cyclase domain-containing protein; translation: MCRLKILVVEYEKKKALDIKKLLQNLGHFVSEITEDEEGAVKKMEEINPNLVLFNISLSGKKDDVKLADVIMNDYQVPVLYLTERYSIIKKIERKLTESLNYINEPVAEQDLQIAIEMAVDKHQTKKQFQEQQQNFMAILKSMGCAVMLTDTCGCIHLMNPIAEELTGWTQEEAVTKNLAEILSLVDKDTGILRKDLATQVIQTGVVLNLPETLTLIAKDHTEIQIGGNIAPIRDDDGSLIGAVVVFQDITQRKQTEAQLVRNAFYDALTGLPNRVLFLERLSQVFERRKRRNNENYAVLFLDVDGFKGINDTFGHSAGDNFLIEIARRLESCLRSADTVARFGGDEFAILIEDIKDLSDTINVAQRIQEALKLPIYIEEYKISISASIGIALSCSNYEQPESLLRDADMAMYDAKQQGKARYVVFNSQNLYQMNRRKK